From one Bradysia coprophila strain Holo2 unplaced genomic scaffold, BU_Bcop_v1 contig_248, whole genome shotgun sequence genomic stretch:
- the LOC119078322 gene encoding flavin-containing monooxygenase FMO GS-OX4-like isoform X1 has protein sequence MIIFLLTFHLSVATALNIAIIGGGPTGLCSARHCIARGYNVTIFEQNEDIGGTWLYTDEVGKDKYGLKIHSAMYKELRANGPTQTMEYPDLHYPNDTLSYPPYPDVLNYLLSYADLFQLRKYVKFSHLVVRVHPIDGDKWEVIVKDLPNDSYSTRIFDAIFVCNGHFSEPLIPEIDGVNEFKEKLMHSHDFRSAEVFRDEDVLIIGAGTSGCDLVIHLSRIAKTVTLSRRHKPKETEEMKSKFQNSLPEGIIVRDVVKRFTDEGAEFIDGTQMNFSTIIYATGYKYSFPFLSVDSGIHVDDNFVQPLYKQIINIEHPTMAFIGIPKSALNYNMFDMQVRFALKYLSGEKSLPTKQEMLLDQQVETEAHWKQGYPKRKTHLLYPMDRKYFDQLSNLTDIENVPDILDAIAMDQINDLIERPTEFRKYKFTIIDDKTYTKVRYED, from the exons ATGATAATCTTCCTTTTAACGTTCCATCTAAGTGTAGCTACTGCTTTAAATATTGCCATCATTGGTGGCGGACCAACGGGCCTCTGTAGTGCGAGACATTGTATTGCTCGAGGATACAACGTAACCATTTTCGAACAGAATGAGGACATTGGCGGTACGTGGCTCTACACTGATGAAGTTGGAAAGGACAAGTATGGCCTTAAAATCCATTCAGCGATGTACAAGGAATTGAG AGCAAATGGACCAACACAAACAATGGAATATCCTGATTTACACTATCCAAATGACACATTGTCATATCCACCGTACCCGGACGTATTGAACTATTTGCTTTCATACGccgatttatttcaattgagaaaatatgtaaaatttaGTCATTTGGTTGTACGTGTCCATCCGATTGATGGCGATAAATGGGAAGTTATCGTTAAGGATTTACCGAACGATTCATACAGTACCCGAATATTTGATGCCATTTTCGTTTGTAATGGACATTTTTCGGAGCCTTTAATTCCGGAAATTGATGGTGTAAATGAGTTTAAAGAGAAACTCATGCACAGTCACGATTTTCGTTCAGCTGAAGTCTTTCGTG ACGAAGATGTGCTCATAATTGGAGCTGGAACTAGTGGCTGCGATTTGGTCATTCATCTATCGAGGATTGCTAAGACTGTGACTCTGAGCCGAAGACACAAACCCAAAGAAACTGAAGAAATGAAATCTAAATTCCAAAACTCACTGCCGGAAGGAATCATTGTGAGAGACGTCGTTAAACGGTTCACCGATGAAGGAGCGGAGTTTATTGATGGAACACAGATGAATTTTTCAACGATCATTTACGCAACAG GCTACAAATATTCATTTCCATTTCTCAGCGTCGATTCGGGCATTCATGTGGACGATAATTTCGTTCAGCCACTCTACAAGCAAATTATCAATATTGAACATCCAACAATGGCTTTCATTGGAATACCCAAAAGTGCGCTCAACTACAACATGTTTGACATGCAG GTGCGCTTCGCTTTAAAGTATCTCTCCGGTGAAAAGAGTCTGCCAACGAAACAGGAGATGTTGTTAGACCAGCAAGTGGAAACGGAGGCTCATTGGAAACAAGGTTATCCGAAGCGTAAAACCCATTTGCTGTACCCAATGGACAGGAAATACTTCGATCAACTGTCAAATCTGACTGACATCGAGAATGTACCGGACATTCTGGATGCGATTGCTATGGACCAAATTAATGATTTGATCGAGCGACCAACTGAGTTCCGTAAATACAAATTCACAATAATCGATGACAAAACTTATACGAAAGTGAGATACGAAGATTGA
- the LOC119078322 gene encoding senecionine N-oxygenase-like isoform X3, with product MLSSSATALNIAIIGGGPTGLCSARHCIARGYNVTIFEQNEDIGGTWLYTDEVGKDKYGLKIHSAMYKELRANGPTQTMEYPDLHYPNDTLSYPPYPDVLNYLLSYADLFQLRKYVKFSHLVVRVHPIDGDKWEVIVKDLPNDSYSTRIFDAIFVCNGHFSEPLIPEIDGVNEFKEKLMHSHDFRSAEVFRDEDVLIIGAGTSGCDLVIHLSRIAKTVTLSRRHKPKETEEMKSKFQNSLPEGIIVRDVVKRFTDEGAEFIDGTQMNFSTIIYATGYKYSFPFLSVDSGIHVDDNFVQPLYKQIINIEHPTMAFIGIPKSALNYNMFDMQVRFALKYLSGEKSLPTKQEMLLDQQVETEAHWKQGYPKRKTHLLYPMDRKYFDQLSNLTDIENVPDILDAIAMDQINDLIERPTEFRKYKFTIIDDKTYTKVRYED from the exons ATGCTGTCTTCAAGTG CTACTGCTTTAAATATTGCCATCATTGGTGGCGGACCAACGGGCCTCTGTAGTGCGAGACATTGTATTGCTCGAGGATACAACGTAACCATTTTCGAACAGAATGAGGACATTGGCGGTACGTGGCTCTACACTGATGAAGTTGGAAAGGACAAGTATGGCCTTAAAATCCATTCAGCGATGTACAAGGAATTGAG AGCAAATGGACCAACACAAACAATGGAATATCCTGATTTACACTATCCAAATGACACATTGTCATATCCACCGTACCCGGACGTATTGAACTATTTGCTTTCATACGccgatttatttcaattgagaaaatatgtaaaatttaGTCATTTGGTTGTACGTGTCCATCCGATTGATGGCGATAAATGGGAAGTTATCGTTAAGGATTTACCGAACGATTCATACAGTACCCGAATATTTGATGCCATTTTCGTTTGTAATGGACATTTTTCGGAGCCTTTAATTCCGGAAATTGATGGTGTAAATGAGTTTAAAGAGAAACTCATGCACAGTCACGATTTTCGTTCAGCTGAAGTCTTTCGTG ACGAAGATGTGCTCATAATTGGAGCTGGAACTAGTGGCTGCGATTTGGTCATTCATCTATCGAGGATTGCTAAGACTGTGACTCTGAGCCGAAGACACAAACCCAAAGAAACTGAAGAAATGAAATCTAAATTCCAAAACTCACTGCCGGAAGGAATCATTGTGAGAGACGTCGTTAAACGGTTCACCGATGAAGGAGCGGAGTTTATTGATGGAACACAGATGAATTTTTCAACGATCATTTACGCAACAG GCTACAAATATTCATTTCCATTTCTCAGCGTCGATTCGGGCATTCATGTGGACGATAATTTCGTTCAGCCACTCTACAAGCAAATTATCAATATTGAACATCCAACAATGGCTTTCATTGGAATACCCAAAAGTGCGCTCAACTACAACATGTTTGACATGCAG GTGCGCTTCGCTTTAAAGTATCTCTCCGGTGAAAAGAGTCTGCCAACGAAACAGGAGATGTTGTTAGACCAGCAAGTGGAAACGGAGGCTCATTGGAAACAAGGTTATCCGAAGCGTAAAACCCATTTGCTGTACCCAATGGACAGGAAATACTTCGATCAACTGTCAAATCTGACTGACATCGAGAATGTACCGGACATTCTGGATGCGATTGCTATGGACCAAATTAATGATTTGATCGAGCGACCAACTGAGTTCCGTAAATACAAATTCACAATAATCGATGACAAAACTTATACGAAAGTGAGATACGAAGATTGA
- the LOC119078322 gene encoding senecionine N-oxygenase-like isoform X2, giving the protein MLSSSGTDQSTALNIAIIGGGPTGLCSARHCIARGYNVTIFEQNEDIGGTWLYTDEVGKDKYGLKIHSAMYKELRANGPTQTMEYPDLHYPNDTLSYPPYPDVLNYLLSYADLFQLRKYVKFSHLVVRVHPIDGDKWEVIVKDLPNDSYSTRIFDAIFVCNGHFSEPLIPEIDGVNEFKEKLMHSHDFRSAEVFRDEDVLIIGAGTSGCDLVIHLSRIAKTVTLSRRHKPKETEEMKSKFQNSLPEGIIVRDVVKRFTDEGAEFIDGTQMNFSTIIYATGYKYSFPFLSVDSGIHVDDNFVQPLYKQIINIEHPTMAFIGIPKSALNYNMFDMQVRFALKYLSGEKSLPTKQEMLLDQQVETEAHWKQGYPKRKTHLLYPMDRKYFDQLSNLTDIENVPDILDAIAMDQINDLIERPTEFRKYKFTIIDDKTYTKVRYED; this is encoded by the exons ATGCTGTCTTCAAGTGGTACTGACCAGt CTACTGCTTTAAATATTGCCATCATTGGTGGCGGACCAACGGGCCTCTGTAGTGCGAGACATTGTATTGCTCGAGGATACAACGTAACCATTTTCGAACAGAATGAGGACATTGGCGGTACGTGGCTCTACACTGATGAAGTTGGAAAGGACAAGTATGGCCTTAAAATCCATTCAGCGATGTACAAGGAATTGAG AGCAAATGGACCAACACAAACAATGGAATATCCTGATTTACACTATCCAAATGACACATTGTCATATCCACCGTACCCGGACGTATTGAACTATTTGCTTTCATACGccgatttatttcaattgagaaaatatgtaaaatttaGTCATTTGGTTGTACGTGTCCATCCGATTGATGGCGATAAATGGGAAGTTATCGTTAAGGATTTACCGAACGATTCATACAGTACCCGAATATTTGATGCCATTTTCGTTTGTAATGGACATTTTTCGGAGCCTTTAATTCCGGAAATTGATGGTGTAAATGAGTTTAAAGAGAAACTCATGCACAGTCACGATTTTCGTTCAGCTGAAGTCTTTCGTG ACGAAGATGTGCTCATAATTGGAGCTGGAACTAGTGGCTGCGATTTGGTCATTCATCTATCGAGGATTGCTAAGACTGTGACTCTGAGCCGAAGACACAAACCCAAAGAAACTGAAGAAATGAAATCTAAATTCCAAAACTCACTGCCGGAAGGAATCATTGTGAGAGACGTCGTTAAACGGTTCACCGATGAAGGAGCGGAGTTTATTGATGGAACACAGATGAATTTTTCAACGATCATTTACGCAACAG GCTACAAATATTCATTTCCATTTCTCAGCGTCGATTCGGGCATTCATGTGGACGATAATTTCGTTCAGCCACTCTACAAGCAAATTATCAATATTGAACATCCAACAATGGCTTTCATTGGAATACCCAAAAGTGCGCTCAACTACAACATGTTTGACATGCAG GTGCGCTTCGCTTTAAAGTATCTCTCCGGTGAAAAGAGTCTGCCAACGAAACAGGAGATGTTGTTAGACCAGCAAGTGGAAACGGAGGCTCATTGGAAACAAGGTTATCCGAAGCGTAAAACCCATTTGCTGTACCCAATGGACAGGAAATACTTCGATCAACTGTCAAATCTGACTGACATCGAGAATGTACCGGACATTCTGGATGCGATTGCTATGGACCAAATTAATGATTTGATCGAGCGACCAACTGAGTTCCGTAAATACAAATTCACAATAATCGATGACAAAACTTATACGAAAGTGAGATACGAAGATTGA
- the LOC119078322 gene encoding flavin-containing monooxygenase FMO GS-OX4-like isoform X4, giving the protein MYKELRANGPTQTMEYPDLHYPNDTLSYPPYPDVLNYLLSYADLFQLRKYVKFSHLVVRVHPIDGDKWEVIVKDLPNDSYSTRIFDAIFVCNGHFSEPLIPEIDGVNEFKEKLMHSHDFRSAEVFRDEDVLIIGAGTSGCDLVIHLSRIAKTVTLSRRHKPKETEEMKSKFQNSLPEGIIVRDVVKRFTDEGAEFIDGTQMNFSTIIYATGYKYSFPFLSVDSGIHVDDNFVQPLYKQIINIEHPTMAFIGIPKSALNYNMFDMQVRFALKYLSGEKSLPTKQEMLLDQQVETEAHWKQGYPKRKTHLLYPMDRKYFDQLSNLTDIENVPDILDAIAMDQINDLIERPTEFRKYKFTIIDDKTYTKVRYED; this is encoded by the exons ATGTACAAGGAATTGAG AGCAAATGGACCAACACAAACAATGGAATATCCTGATTTACACTATCCAAATGACACATTGTCATATCCACCGTACCCGGACGTATTGAACTATTTGCTTTCATACGccgatttatttcaattgagaaaatatgtaaaatttaGTCATTTGGTTGTACGTGTCCATCCGATTGATGGCGATAAATGGGAAGTTATCGTTAAGGATTTACCGAACGATTCATACAGTACCCGAATATTTGATGCCATTTTCGTTTGTAATGGACATTTTTCGGAGCCTTTAATTCCGGAAATTGATGGTGTAAATGAGTTTAAAGAGAAACTCATGCACAGTCACGATTTTCGTTCAGCTGAAGTCTTTCGTG ACGAAGATGTGCTCATAATTGGAGCTGGAACTAGTGGCTGCGATTTGGTCATTCATCTATCGAGGATTGCTAAGACTGTGACTCTGAGCCGAAGACACAAACCCAAAGAAACTGAAGAAATGAAATCTAAATTCCAAAACTCACTGCCGGAAGGAATCATTGTGAGAGACGTCGTTAAACGGTTCACCGATGAAGGAGCGGAGTTTATTGATGGAACACAGATGAATTTTTCAACGATCATTTACGCAACAG GCTACAAATATTCATTTCCATTTCTCAGCGTCGATTCGGGCATTCATGTGGACGATAATTTCGTTCAGCCACTCTACAAGCAAATTATCAATATTGAACATCCAACAATGGCTTTCATTGGAATACCCAAAAGTGCGCTCAACTACAACATGTTTGACATGCAG GTGCGCTTCGCTTTAAAGTATCTCTCCGGTGAAAAGAGTCTGCCAACGAAACAGGAGATGTTGTTAGACCAGCAAGTGGAAACGGAGGCTCATTGGAAACAAGGTTATCCGAAGCGTAAAACCCATTTGCTGTACCCAATGGACAGGAAATACTTCGATCAACTGTCAAATCTGACTGACATCGAGAATGTACCGGACATTCTGGATGCGATTGCTATGGACCAAATTAATGATTTGATCGAGCGACCAACTGAGTTCCGTAAATACAAATTCACAATAATCGATGACAAAACTTATACGAAAGTGAGATACGAAGATTGA